One Marasmius oreades isolate 03SP1 chromosome 2, whole genome shotgun sequence DNA segment encodes these proteins:
- the PEX6 gene encoding peroxisomal assembly protein, whose translation MDTIQLPLDYPELFADGLKKRSGMHFFASLVLICGYDGTTAGILLYGPPGTGKTLIAKAVATSFSLNFFSVKGPELLNMYIGESEANVRRVFQRARDAKPCVVFFDELDSIAPKRGNQGDSGGVMDRIVSQLLAELDGASGGSGSADVFVIGATNRPDLLDPALLRPGRFDRMLYLGVSQTHEAQVNIMEALTRKFRLHPDLNLKIVAEQCSFNYTGADFYALCSDSLLNAMSRKAEELEEKIAELNKLPPPYRHPHPLSPQYYLAEMASEDEIQVLVTQNDFDRAVHNLIPSVSQAEMDHYRTIQSRFSKNQSGVQDN comes from the exons ATGGACACTATACAACTACCATTGGATTATCCCGAGCTATTTGCAGATGGTCTGAAGAAACGATCAGGTATGCACTTCTTCGCAAGTCTTGTCCTCATATGTGGTTACGACGGAACCACTGCAGGAATATTATTATATGGTCCTCCAGGCACTGGGAAGACCCTCATTGCGAAAGCCGTGGCTACCTCATTCTCTCTGAACTTTTTCTCGGTCAAAGGTCCGGAACTTCTGAACATGTACATCGGAGAATCCGAAGCAAACGTACGACGAGTCTTTCAACGAGCTAGAGACGCCAAGCCTTGCGTTGTATTTTTCGACGAACTGGATTCTATTGCTCCCAAACGTGGAAATCAAGGAGATTCTGGAGGTGTCATGGATCGTATTGTGAGTCAGCTTCTTGCTGAACTAGACGGCGCATCTGGTGGTAGTGGAAGTGCCGACGTATTCGTCATTGGTGCGACTAACCGACCAGATTTACTTGACCCTGCCCTCCTGAGACCTGGAAG GTTCGACAGGATGTTGTATTTGGGTGTTAGCCAAACTCATGAAGCTCAAGTGAATATCATGGAAGCGTTAACACGAAAGTTCCGCCTGCATCCAGACTTGAATCTGAAGATCGTCGCCGAACAATGTTCATTCAATTACACCGGGGCTGATTTCTACGCGCTCTGCTCCGATTCGTTACTCAATGCAATGTCACGAAAAGCGGAAGAATTGGAGGAGAAGATAG CTGAATTGAACAAGCTACCGCCCCCTTatcgtcatcctcatccaCTAAGTCCTCAGTACTACCTCGCAGAGATGGCATCTGAAGATGAGATTCAGGTCTTGGTTACGCAGAACGATTTTGACCGGGCAGTCCACAATCTCATCCCAAGCGTAAGTCAAGCAGAGATGGATCATTATCGAACAATACAGAGTCGCTTTTCTAAGAACCAATCAGGCGTGCAGGATAACTAG